One genomic segment of Chloroflexota bacterium includes these proteins:
- a CDS encoding integrase core domain-containing protein, producing MIWYIFAQLYSTLLELLRLSRISADEKDLEILVLRQQLDVMGRKNNQVVRPSKEEKWSLAVLAATLKKRGCLTTSQLGRVIRIFKPETVIGWHRELVRRKWTQTPVNQGGRPPISDELSELIVQLAEENTRWGYGKIAGELQKLGYDVSISTVRNVLKAHDILPAPVRFGSIGWRTLMKHYKEQLLACDFFTVETIRMQTLYVFFFIELGTRRVYMAGITEHPDGAWVTQQATSRTACWRRNTLWLLDERESDTELRCLIRDNDKKFTLSFDAVFESEGISVIRTPFQAPNANVHAERWVRTAREECLDHLLIWSDDHLRRVLHEFVDYYNSRRPHQGLAQQSPMPRTPPDLAGPVACRQVLGGIINDYYRVPNNLATQSV from the coding sequence ATGATCTGGTACATATTTGCGCAGTTGTATTCGACGCTGCTTGAGCTACTGCGCCTCTCACGAATATCAGCAGATGAAAAAGATCTTGAAATCCTGGTTCTACGCCAGCAATTGGATGTGATGGGGCGTAAGAACAATCAGGTGGTGAGGCCGAGCAAGGAAGAAAAATGGTCGCTGGCTGTGTTAGCGGCGACTCTGAAAAAGCGAGGGTGCCTGACGACCAGTCAACTAGGGAGGGTGATACGCATCTTCAAGCCAGAGACGGTGATCGGCTGGCACCGGGAACTGGTGCGACGAAAGTGGACGCAGACGCCGGTGAATCAAGGCGGAAGACCACCGATTAGCGATGAACTGAGCGAACTGATCGTGCAACTGGCAGAAGAGAATACCCGATGGGGCTATGGCAAGATCGCTGGCGAGCTGCAGAAATTGGGCTATGATGTATCCATCAGTACCGTGCGCAATGTCCTGAAAGCGCACGACATCTTGCCTGCGCCGGTGCGATTTGGTTCGATAGGCTGGCGAACCCTGATGAAGCACTACAAAGAGCAACTACTGGCCTGCGATTTTTTCACCGTGGAGACGATTCGGATGCAAACGCTGTATGTGTTCTTCTTCATCGAGCTGGGAACTCGACGAGTCTACATGGCGGGCATTACCGAACACCCAGATGGTGCTTGGGTGACACAGCAAGCTACCTCACGGACCGCCTGCTGGCGCCGGAACACTTTGTGGCTGCTGGATGAGCGTGAGTCCGATACAGAATTGCGATGCTTGATCAGGGACAATGACAAGAAATTCACCTTATCATTCGATGCTGTGTTCGAGTCAGAGGGGATATCGGTCATCCGCACACCCTTCCAGGCACCCAACGCCAATGTCCACGCCGAAAGGTGGGTGCGTACCGCTCGAGAAGAGTGTCTCGACCACCTCTTGATCTGGAGTGATGACCATCTCAGGCGCGTGCTCCACGAGTTCGTCGACTACTACAACTCCCGGAGACCGCATCAAGGCTTGGCTCAGCAGTCGCCCATGCCGCGCACCCCACCTGATCTTGCAGGCCCTGTCGCCTGTCGCCAAGTGCTGGGCGGCATCATCAACGATTACTACAGAGTTCCGAACAATTTGGCGACACAATCCGTCTGA
- a CDS encoding type II toxin-antitoxin system VapC family toxin has product MRRQRLVVDTSVIIKWYRQNEVDAEVALAIRSAYLAGDVQLVGPDLALTEFANVMRYMKDLSAEQVQQAVDSLFAMRLTWLAPTTSVLNRAVAIAREHETPVYDALFAAVAEDLSTLYVTADGRFVKRVPDLGYVRPLAGFRLP; this is encoded by the coding sequence ATGAGGAGACAACGTCTGGTGGTGGACACTTCCGTCATCATCAAATGGTATCGCCAAAATGAAGTGGATGCTGAGGTGGCTTTGGCCATTCGCAGCGCTTATCTGGCTGGTGACGTGCAGTTGGTGGGGCCTGACCTGGCGCTGACTGAATTCGCCAATGTCATGCGTTACATGAAAGACCTTAGCGCCGAACAGGTGCAGCAGGCGGTGGACAGCCTGTTCGCCATGCGCCTGACCTGGCTGGCGCCCACCACTTCCGTGCTGAATCGAGCTGTGGCCATCGCCCGTGAGCATGAAACGCCGGTGTACGATGCCCTCTTCGCTGCGGTGGCCGAAGATCTTTCCACGCTGTACGTGACCGCAGATGGCCGTTTTGTGAAACGGGTGCCTGATCTGGGCTACGTCAGACCTCTGGCGGGATTTCGCTTGCCCTGA
- a CDS encoding ribbon-helix-helix domain-containing protein codes for MHIHAWRIKKMTAKVMISMPETFLEEIDRRARAEQRSRSGFLREAVRFYLRAQQGALAPGELPEVQQAVSIQDQLAAAATDTVTDSTDVLRHWRDRR; via the coding sequence ATCCATATACACGCATGGAGGATCAAAAAGATGACTGCTAAAGTGATGATTTCAATGCCTGAAACCTTTTTGGAAGAAATCGACCGTCGCGCCAGGGCCGAACAGCGCAGCCGTAGTGGATTTTTACGTGAAGCTGTGCGCTTCTACCTGCGCGCACAGCAAGGGGCCTTAGCGCCGGGCGAATTGCCCGAAGTGCAGCAGGCTGTCTCCATCCAGGACCAACTGGCGGCAGCGGCCACAGACACGGTGACCGATAGCACTGACGTCTTGCGACACTGGCGGGATCGGCGATGA